The Megachile rotundata isolate GNS110a chromosome 8, iyMegRotu1, whole genome shotgun sequence genome has a segment encoding these proteins:
- the LOC143263918 gene encoding gamma-glutamylcyclotransferase gives MCNKFLYFAYGSNMLTKRIHINNPTAIRKDIGFLKNFRLDFITHSRRWGGCSATIVPTENSVVWGAVWELHECNMSTLDNQEGVADKLYFPLTVDIQTPSGNILKCRVYQQCNNPDEHVNLCSLPKHRRPSPLYLDTILNGAKESQLPHNYIKCLETIPHNGYDGEYDIGLPLKKI, from the exons atgtgtaataaatttttatattttgcgtATGGAAGTAATATGTTAACAAAAAGAATACATATTAACAATCCAACTGCGATACGAAAAGATATCGGTTTTTTAAAA AATTTCAGGCTAGACTTTATAACACACTCTAGAAGATGGGGTGGATGTTCTGCAACAATTGTTCCCACAGAAAATTCTGTTGTATGGGGTGCAGTTTGGGAATTACATGAATGTAATATGTCTACATTAGATAATCAAGAAGGTGTTGcagataaattatattttccttTGACAGTTGACATTCAAACTCCAAGtggtaatatattaaaatgtagAGTATATCAACAGTGTAACAATCCAGATGAACATGTAAATTTGTGTTCATTACCAAAACACAGAAGACCATCGCCACTATATCT AGATACAATACTAAATGGTGCAAAAGAAAGTCAATTGCCACACAATTACATTAAATGTTTAGAAACAATACCACATAATGGATATGATGGAGAATACGATATCGG CCTACCCTTGAAAAAAATTTAG
- the Coq8 gene encoding ubiquinone biosynthesis protein COQ8, mitochondrial isoform X2 — protein MKFKASETIGTPFNEITPVTSSKSKLHVYNPAKDPKEIVVVMDVSDIKAESADNIQDKQNKSVTKKYTTVKEKIETISKLDNEIPKIELSEKDKEILRRLELEHEENTRSQKTKQDDLPKTYSKNKNADIIMEKPRAKPSIRPKQTLSPSAKAQKVPATRLQRMMSFGTLGIGLGVGTVAEYTRRTLGLKKQSLGDTFDNMFLTKANAERIVSTLCKVRGAALKIGQILSIQDETIISPELQQIFERVRQSADFMPKWQVEKVLANELGHDWRSKLATFEEKPFAAASIGQVHHGALLNGQDVAIKIQYPGVAMGIQSDVENLVGIMKLWNLFPKGMFIDNLVEVAKRELAWEVDYIREADCTRNYKKLMQPYPDYYVPATIDELSTSQIFTTEMIDGIPVDKCMNMDMEIRERICKLIMRLCLKELFVFRYMQTDPNWSNFFYNPDTRQLILLDFGACREYDKSFMDKYIEIIYAASEGDRDKILNLSKEMGFLTGYESKIMEEAHVDAVMVLGQVFDKNHKYYDFGGQDVTKRIQSLVPTILDHRLCPPPEEIYSLHRKLSGVFLLCAKLQVKINCRDMFREVYANYKFG, from the exons atgaaatttaaagcTAGCGAAACTATTGGAACACCGTTTAATGAAATTACTCCTGTAACATCGAGTAAATCCAAGTTACATGTTTATAATCCTGCTAAAGATCCTAAAGAAATAGTAGTTGTAATGGATGTTTCGGATATTAAAGCAGAATCTGCGGATAATATACaagataaacaaaataaatctgTAACAAAGAAATATACAACTgtaaaggaaaaaatcgaaacgATATCTAAATTAGATAACGAAATACCGAAGATCGAACTTTCGGAAAAAGATAAGGAAATTTTAAGACGACTAGAATTAGAGCATGAAGAAAATACAAGAAGCCAGAAAACGAAACAAGATGATTTGCCAAAAACTtattcgaaaaataaaaatgcggaCATAATTATGGAAAAGCCTCGAGCTAAACCATCTATTAGACCAAAGCAAACT CTTTCACCTAGCGCAAAAGCACAAAAAGTTCCAGCAACTAGATTACAAAGGATGATGAGTTTCGGGACATTAGGAATTGGTTTAGGCGTTGGTACGGTTGCAGAGTATACACGCAGAACATTAGGATTGAAAAAACAAAGTCTTGGAGATACGTTTGACAATATGTTTCTTACCAAAGCAAATGCAGAACGAATAGTTTCAACTTTATGTAAAGTAAGag GTGCAGCTTTAAAAATTGGACAAATTTTAAGTATACAAGATGAAACTATTATCAGTCCTGAATTGCAACAAATTTTTGAACGAGTTAGACAAAGTGCTGATTTTATGCCAAAATGGCAAGTTGAGAAAGTACTAGCTAATGAACTTGGACATGATTGGAGAAGCAAATTAGCCACATTTGAAGAAAAACCATTTGCTGCAGCTTCGattg GTCAGGTACATCATGGTGCTTTACTGAATGGGCAGGATGttgcaataaaaattcaatatccTGGTGTAGCTATGGGTATTCAAAGCGATGTTGAAAATTTAGTGGGCATAATGAAG CTTTGGAATTTGTTTCCAAAAGGTATGTTTATAGATAACTTAGTAGAAGTAGCAAAACGAGAACTTGCTTGGGAAGTTGATTATATTCGAGAAGCAGACTGTAcacgaaattataaaaaacttaTGCAACCTTATCCAGATTATTACGTTCCTGCTACAATAG aTGAATTATCAACGAGTCAGATTTTTACAACTGAAATGATAGATGGTATTCCAGTAGACAAATGTATGAACATGGATATGGAGATAAGAGAACGCATTTGCAAATTAATAATGCGTTTATGCCTTAAGGAATTATTTGTTTTCCGATATATGCAAACTGACCCGAATTGGTCGAATTTTTTCTATAATCCTGATACAAGACAA ttaatattattagacttcGGTGCATGTCGGGAATATGATAAGTCGTTCATGGATAAAtacattgaaataatttatgctGCAAGCGAAGGTGATCGtgataaaattttaaacttatcTAAGGAAATGGGATTTCTTACGGGTTACGAATCTAAA ATCATGGAAGAAGCTCATGTTGATGCAGTAATGGTTTTAGGTCAAGTATTtgataaaaatcataaatattaTGATTTTGGTGGACAAGATGTAACTAAACG AATACAGTCATTAGTTCCAACAATATTAGATCATAGACTTTGCCCTCCACCTGAAGAGATATATAGTTTACACCGAAAGTTGTCAGGTGTTTTTTTGTTATGTGCTAAACTTCAAGTTAAAATAAACTGTCGTGATATGTTTCGCGAAgtctatgcaaattataaatttggttGA
- the Coq8 gene encoding ubiquinone biosynthesis protein COQ8, mitochondrial isoform X1, translated as MSQHRMSDVISVLKGVKAVTDAAIKHQEKSIKHIIQTSSIKTCAEKCVRNNARKLGNIKPSKVPSQVTEQLKEVAERINVVEKGIIEFMKFKASETIGTPFNEITPVTSSKSKLHVYNPAKDPKEIVVVMDVSDIKAESADNIQDKQNKSVTKKYTTVKEKIETISKLDNEIPKIELSEKDKEILRRLELEHEENTRSQKTKQDDLPKTYSKNKNADIIMEKPRAKPSIRPKQTLSPSAKAQKVPATRLQRMMSFGTLGIGLGVGTVAEYTRRTLGLKKQSLGDTFDNMFLTKANAERIVSTLCKVRGAALKIGQILSIQDETIISPELQQIFERVRQSADFMPKWQVEKVLANELGHDWRSKLATFEEKPFAAASIGQVHHGALLNGQDVAIKIQYPGVAMGIQSDVENLVGIMKLWNLFPKGMFIDNLVEVAKRELAWEVDYIREADCTRNYKKLMQPYPDYYVPATIDELSTSQIFTTEMIDGIPVDKCMNMDMEIRERICKLIMRLCLKELFVFRYMQTDPNWSNFFYNPDTRQLILLDFGACREYDKSFMDKYIEIIYAASEGDRDKILNLSKEMGFLTGYESKIMEEAHVDAVMVLGQVFDKNHKYYDFGGQDVTKRIQSLVPTILDHRLCPPPEEIYSLHRKLSGVFLLCAKLQVKINCRDMFREVYANYKFG; from the exons ATGTCTCAACATAGAATGTCTGATGTCATCAGTGTGCTTAAAGGAGTTAAAGCAGTGACCGATGCTGCTATAAAGCATCAAGAAAAGTCGATTAAACATATAATACAAACTTCGAGCATAAAAACTTGTGCAGAAAAATGTGTGAGGAATAACGCAAGGAAATTGGGTAATATAAAACCAAGTAAGGTTCCT aGTCAAGTAACGGAACAGCTGAAAGAAGTAGCAGAACGGATAAATGTCGTTGAGAAAGGTATaattgaatttatgaaatttaaagcTAGCGAAACTATTGGAACACCGTTTAATGAAATTACTCCTGTAACATCGAGTAAATCCAAGTTACATGTTTATAATCCTGCTAAAGATCCTAAAGAAATAGTAGTTGTAATGGATGTTTCGGATATTAAAGCAGAATCTGCGGATAATATACaagataaacaaaataaatctgTAACAAAGAAATATACAACTgtaaaggaaaaaatcgaaacgATATCTAAATTAGATAACGAAATACCGAAGATCGAACTTTCGGAAAAAGATAAGGAAATTTTAAGACGACTAGAATTAGAGCATGAAGAAAATACAAGAAGCCAGAAAACGAAACAAGATGATTTGCCAAAAACTtattcgaaaaataaaaatgcggaCATAATTATGGAAAAGCCTCGAGCTAAACCATCTATTAGACCAAAGCAAACT CTTTCACCTAGCGCAAAAGCACAAAAAGTTCCAGCAACTAGATTACAAAGGATGATGAGTTTCGGGACATTAGGAATTGGTTTAGGCGTTGGTACGGTTGCAGAGTATACACGCAGAACATTAGGATTGAAAAAACAAAGTCTTGGAGATACGTTTGACAATATGTTTCTTACCAAAGCAAATGCAGAACGAATAGTTTCAACTTTATGTAAAGTAAGag GTGCAGCTTTAAAAATTGGACAAATTTTAAGTATACAAGATGAAACTATTATCAGTCCTGAATTGCAACAAATTTTTGAACGAGTTAGACAAAGTGCTGATTTTATGCCAAAATGGCAAGTTGAGAAAGTACTAGCTAATGAACTTGGACATGATTGGAGAAGCAAATTAGCCACATTTGAAGAAAAACCATTTGCTGCAGCTTCGattg GTCAGGTACATCATGGTGCTTTACTGAATGGGCAGGATGttgcaataaaaattcaatatccTGGTGTAGCTATGGGTATTCAAAGCGATGTTGAAAATTTAGTGGGCATAATGAAG CTTTGGAATTTGTTTCCAAAAGGTATGTTTATAGATAACTTAGTAGAAGTAGCAAAACGAGAACTTGCTTGGGAAGTTGATTATATTCGAGAAGCAGACTGTAcacgaaattataaaaaacttaTGCAACCTTATCCAGATTATTACGTTCCTGCTACAATAG aTGAATTATCAACGAGTCAGATTTTTACAACTGAAATGATAGATGGTATTCCAGTAGACAAATGTATGAACATGGATATGGAGATAAGAGAACGCATTTGCAAATTAATAATGCGTTTATGCCTTAAGGAATTATTTGTTTTCCGATATATGCAAACTGACCCGAATTGGTCGAATTTTTTCTATAATCCTGATACAAGACAA ttaatattattagacttcGGTGCATGTCGGGAATATGATAAGTCGTTCATGGATAAAtacattgaaataatttatgctGCAAGCGAAGGTGATCGtgataaaattttaaacttatcTAAGGAAATGGGATTTCTTACGGGTTACGAATCTAAA ATCATGGAAGAAGCTCATGTTGATGCAGTAATGGTTTTAGGTCAAGTATTtgataaaaatcataaatattaTGATTTTGGTGGACAAGATGTAACTAAACG AATACAGTCATTAGTTCCAACAATATTAGATCATAGACTTTGCCCTCCACCTGAAGAGATATATAGTTTACACCGAAAGTTGTCAGGTGTTTTTTTGTTATGTGCTAAACTTCAAGTTAAAATAAACTGTCGTGATATGTTTCGCGAAgtctatgcaaattataaatttggttGA